The proteins below come from a single Benincasa hispida cultivar B227 chromosome 4, ASM972705v1, whole genome shotgun sequence genomic window:
- the LOC120076494 gene encoding protein STRUBBELIG-RECEPTOR FAMILY 5, with amino-acid sequence MNLTALVFWIIQIFIHFVGVFSKTKAPDVSALNVMFSSLNSPSQLSGWGSSGGDPCGDSWEGIQCSGSSVTEISLSDFGLSGTMGYQLSNLASVTYFDLSKNNLNGDIPYQLPPNAVHIDLSENSFTGSVPYSISQMADLQFLNLGHNKLSNQLSDMFGKLSKLKRLDLSYNSISGNLPQSFKKLTSLTVLHIQDNKFSGSINVLADLPLDDLNVANNKFTGWIPESLEDIDNLEYVGNSWSSGPAPPPPPGTVSPASKKSNKDELNNKSPVKSGLVIAGIAMGVLAVIAMVIGLTSRRRRRPPSHYLDEDTSQHRSFTPLTSQELSKANLHNNDTNNNGIDRKSFNSDASVDIKGLSVVRPPPAPSDPVQSFSDNQFANRLNSRRSTSFRAISYSLLDLQTATANFAPARLLGEGTIGRVYKAKYGDGKVLAVKKIDSSVFQGRRTEEFCDVVSIISKLHHTNITEVVGFCSEQGHHLLVYEFFMNGSLHGFLHMSDDFSKPLTWNTRVRIALGTARALEYLHEVCSPSIIHMNIKSSNILLDAELNPRLSDYGLATFYKNRNQNPGGGYDAPECTKGSTYTMKSDIYSLGVVMLELLTGRMPYDSGKPKVEQCLVRWATPQLHDIDALDKMVDPALRGLYPPKSVSRFADIIALCVQSEPEFRPPMSEVVQALVTLVQRSSMNMRDDLGNSRRMDDYDY; translated from the exons ATGAACCTCACCGCTCTTGTTTTCTGGATTATCCAGATCTTCATCCATTTCGTCGGAGTTTTTTCCAAAACCAAAGCGCCAGACG TTTCTGCATTGAATGTGATGTTTAGCAGTTTAAATTCACCTTCACAACTTTCTGGTTGGGGGTCAAGTGGCGGTGATCCATGTGGGGATTCTTGGGAAGGGATCCAATGCTCAGGATCGTCCGTCACTGAAAT AAGTTTATCAGACTTTGGACTTAGTGGAACGATGGGTTACCAACTTTCAAATTTGGCATCTGTCACCTACTT TGATTTGAGCAAGAACAACCTCAATGGCGATATCCCATATCAACTTCCCCCTAATGCAGTTCACAT CGATCTTTCTGAGAACAGCTTCACTGGTAGTGTGCCTTATTCCATTTCTCAGATGGCTGATCTTCAATTCTT AAATCTTGGTCATAACAAGCTTAGCAACCAATTAAGTGACATGTTTGGCAAGCTTTCTAAACTCAAAAGGCT GGATCTCTCATACAACTCAATTTCAGGCAACTTACCTCAGAGTTTTAAGAAACTTACAAGCCTTACAGTATT GCATATACAAGATAATAAATTTTCAGGTTCAATCAATGTTCTTGCTGACCTTCCTCTTGATGATTT GAATGTTGCAAATAACAAATTTACTGGATGGATACCTGAGAGTCTTGAAGATATAGATAACTTGGA ATATGTAGGAAATTCTTGGTCATCTGGACCAGCACCACCTCCACCACCAGGGACGGTGTCTCCGGCGAGCAAGAAGTCGAACAAGGACGAATTGAACAACAAATCGCCAGTGAAAAGTGGGTTAGTAATAGCAGGAATAGCAATGGGAGTTTTAGCAGTAATAGCAATGGTGATTGGATTGACATCAAGAAGGAGGAGAAGGCCTCCTTCCCATTATCTTGATGAGGACACAAGCCAACACAGATCCTTCACTCCACTCACATCCCAAGAACTCTCAAAGGCTAATTTGCACAACAATGATACTAATAATAATGGGATTGATAGAAAGTCCTTCAATTCAGATGCCTCTGTTGACATAAAAGGTCTCAGTGTTGTTAGACCACCACCAGCTCCTTCTGATCCTGTTCAGTCCTTCAGTGATAATCAGTTTGCAAACCGTCTTAATTCCAGAAGAAGCACTTCCTTTCGTGCCATTTCTTATTCATTGCTTGATTTGCAAACTGCCACTGCTAATTTTGCTCCAGCTCGCCTTCTTGGTGAGGGTACTATCGGACGTGTTTATAAGGCCAAGTATGGAGATGGAAAG GTTCTGGCAGTGAAAAAGATTGATTCATCAGTTTTTCAAGGGAGGAGAACAGAAGAGTTTTGTGATGTAGTTTCTATCATTTCAAAGCTTCATCATACAAACATTACAGAAGTGGTTGGGTTCTGTTCAGAGCAGGGACATCATTTGCTGGTTTATGAATTTTTCATGAATGGTTCACTTCATGGGTTTCTTCATATGTCTGATGACTTCAGTAAACCACTCACTTGGAACACTAGAGTCAGAATCGCTTTGGGGACTGCAAGAGCTCTTGA gTATCTTCACGAAGTTTGCTCACCATCCATAATTCATATGAATATCAAGTCCTCTAATATATTGCTCGATGCCGAACTTAATCCTCGTCTCTCAGACTATGGTTTGGCGACATTTTATAAG AATAGAAACCAAAACCCTGGAGGTGGATATGATGCTCCAGAATGCACAAAGGGTTCAACTTATACAATGAAGAGTGACATTTACAGTTTGGGAGTGGTGATGTTGGAATTGTTGACGGGGCGGATGCCTTATGACTC GGGTAAGCCAAAAGTGGAACAATGTCTAGTGAGATGGGCAACACCACAACTACATGACATAGATGCATTGGACAAAATGGTAGATCCTGCATTGCGAGGCTTATATCCCCCAAAGTCAGTGTCTAGATTTGCAGATATAATCGCCCTTTGCGTTCAATCAGAGCCTGAATTTAGGCCTCCAATGTCCGAAGTGGTTCAAGCTTTGGTAACTTTGGTTCAACGTTCCAGTATGAACATGAGAGATGATCTTGGAAACTCTCGACGAA